The nucleotide window TGATCGTCTGATTCTGCTGCCGGGTTGGGGTCTCGGGATTTCGCCGCTGGAACCCTTGGCGGCTGCCTTGCAGGGCCTGGATGAGCACCTGCGCGTCGAGATCGAGCCATTGCCGGAACTGGAATCGAGCGACCTTGAAGAATGGCTCGATGAGTTGGACTCCACGTTGCCACAGGATGCCTGGCTCGGTGGCTGGTCGTTGGGCGGCATGCTGGCGTCCGAATTGGCGGCGCGACGCGGTGACCGCTGCTGCGGCCTGGTAACCCTGGCGAGTAACTCTTCTTTTGTCGCCCATGAGCAGTGGCCGAGCGCGATGCCCGGCGAGACCTTCGATGCGTTTCTGGCCGGCTGCAAGGCTGACCTGCGCATGACGTTGAAACGCTTCTCGCTGTTGTGCGCACAAGGCGCCGCAGACCCACGCGGGATATCGCGACTCTTGCTTGCTGGTGCACCGCATACGTCTTCGCCGGTGCTGATAAGCGGCCTGGAGTTGCTCGCACAACTGGACACCCTGCGAGCGTTGCAGGCGTTTCGTGGTCCGCAATTGCACTTGTTTGGCGGCCTCGACGGGCTGGTTCCGGCCGAAGCGGCGGGGGATCTGCTGACGTTACTGCCGGATGTTGAAATCGGTCTGATTGAACAGGCCAGTCACGCGTTTCTTCTGGAAGACCCCCACGGTGTGGCGGGGGCGATTCAGGCCTTTTTGCATGAGTTC belongs to Pseudomonas sp. B21-015 and includes:
- a CDS encoding alpha/beta fold hydrolase, whose amino-acid sequence is MRDRLILLPGWGLGISPLEPLAAALQGLDEHLRVEIEPLPELESSDLEEWLDELDSTLPQDAWLGGWSLGGMLASELAARRGDRCCGLVTLASNSSFVAHEQWPSAMPGETFDAFLAGCKADLRMTLKRFSLLCAQGAADPRGISRLLLAGAPHTSSPVLISGLELLAQLDTLRALQAFRGPQLHLFGGLDGLVPAEAAGDLLTLLPDVEIGLIEQASHAFLLEDPHGVAGAIQAFLHEFGDD